The Balneola sp. MJW-20 genome window below encodes:
- a CDS encoding polysaccharide deacetylase family protein, whose product MANFEEKLTLQADSISEYLNAGKVDKRLQDIKVLMYHRILSENEYDNKHWTGVHVNHFEEHLKVLELFGFTPITFTDLRFFLTKDLELPRKPVIITFDDGYKDYYDLAHPLLMQYGMRAVVFAIGDRKIRENIWDDENIIERAPLMTDEELISIFDDGVEIGAHSYSHKPLTKITPAELEAEIFECKDSLEELLETDIHTFCYPYGLDNEEVQSVVKKSGFTFGCSVYNGPLQFGDSLFCIHRVTIKNGMGALGFALRILTPYEYLELGGSKVKKMIKNLINT is encoded by the coding sequence TGCCGGGAAGGTTGATAAAAGATTACAGGACATAAAAGTGCTGATGTATCATCGCATTCTCAGTGAGAATGAATACGATAATAAGCACTGGACAGGAGTCCATGTAAATCACTTTGAGGAGCATCTGAAAGTACTAGAACTATTTGGATTCACTCCAATAACATTTACCGACCTGAGATTTTTCTTAACAAAAGATCTTGAGCTTCCCAGAAAACCGGTCATTATTACTTTTGATGACGGTTATAAAGATTACTATGATCTTGCACATCCTCTTCTGATGCAATACGGAATGAGGGCAGTTGTATTTGCAATTGGAGACCGGAAAATACGCGAGAATATTTGGGATGATGAAAATATAATCGAGAGGGCCCCACTTATGACCGATGAAGAGCTGATCAGTATCTTCGATGATGGGGTTGAAATAGGTGCACATTCATATAGTCACAAACCACTTACCAAGATTACACCGGCAGAACTGGAAGCAGAGATATTTGAATGCAAGGATAGCCTGGAAGAATTACTTGAAACAGACATTCACACCTTTTGTTACCCGTATGGTCTGGATAACGAAGAGGTTCAGTCAGTAGTAAAAAAATCAGGGTTCACTTTTGGCTGTAGTGTATATAACGGTCCGCTTCAGTTTGGCGATTCTCTGTTTTGTATTCACAGAGTAACGATTAAGAATGGTATGGGGGCTCTTGGTTTTGCATTGAGAATTCTGACCCCATACGAATACCTGGAACTGGGTGGATCCAAGGTTAAAAAGATGATTAAAAACCTGATAAATACATAA